From Burkholderia pseudomultivorans, the proteins below share one genomic window:
- a CDS encoding muconate/chloromuconate family cycloisomerase, which translates to MIATAAAIERIETLLVDVPTIRPHKLSVATMNCQTLVLVRVRCTDGIEGVGEATTIGGLAYGEESPESIKANIDTYFAPLLEGMDATRPGAAMARARKLFQGNRFAKCALETALFDAQARRVGVPLSELFGGRTTDEVEVAWTLASGDTQRDIAEAEAMLDARRHRAFKLKIGSNAVDDDVAHVIAIKRALGERGDVRVDVNQAWTETDAIRAGARLADAGVSLVEQPIAASNRAGLKRLTQLAQIPIMADEALHGPVDAFALAQERAADVFAVKIAQSGGLQGAAHVAAIASAAGIALYGGTMLEGAAGTMASAQLFSTFASLKWGTELFGPLLLTEEILVEPLRYADFKLHLPATPGLGITFDWARIERMRRGAR; encoded by the coding sequence ATCGAGCGCATCGAGACGCTGCTCGTCGACGTGCCCACGATCCGGCCCCACAAGCTTTCGGTCGCCACGATGAATTGCCAGACGCTCGTGCTGGTCCGTGTTCGATGCACGGACGGTATCGAAGGCGTCGGCGAGGCCACCACGATCGGCGGGCTCGCCTACGGCGAGGAAAGCCCGGAAAGCATCAAGGCCAATATCGACACCTATTTCGCGCCCTTGCTCGAGGGCATGGACGCGACCCGCCCGGGCGCCGCGATGGCGCGGGCGCGCAAGCTGTTCCAGGGCAACCGCTTCGCGAAGTGCGCGCTCGAAACCGCGCTGTTCGACGCGCAGGCGCGCCGTGTCGGCGTGCCGCTGTCCGAGCTGTTCGGCGGCCGCACGACCGATGAGGTCGAAGTCGCGTGGACGCTGGCGAGCGGCGACACGCAACGCGACATCGCGGAAGCCGAGGCGATGCTCGACGCGCGCCGCCATCGCGCGTTCAAGCTGAAGATCGGCTCGAACGCGGTCGACGACGACGTCGCGCACGTGATCGCGATCAAGCGCGCGCTCGGCGAGCGCGGCGACGTGCGCGTCGACGTGAACCAGGCCTGGACCGAAACCGATGCGATCCGGGCCGGCGCACGGCTCGCGGATGCCGGCGTGAGCCTCGTCGAGCAGCCGATCGCCGCGTCCAACCGGGCGGGCCTGAAACGCCTGACGCAGCTCGCGCAGATCCCGATCATGGCCGACGAGGCGCTGCACGGCCCGGTCGATGCGTTCGCGCTCGCGCAGGAACGCGCGGCCGACGTGTTCGCGGTGAAGATCGCGCAATCGGGCGGCCTGCAGGGCGCGGCGCACGTCGCGGCGATCGCGTCGGCGGCCGGCATCGCGCTGTACGGCGGCACGATGCTCGAAGGCGCGGCCGGCACGATGGCGTCCGCGCAACTGTTCAGCACCTTCGCGTCGCTGAAATGGGGCACCGAGCTGTTCGGCCCGCTGCTGCTTACCGAGGAGATCCTCGTCGAGCCGCTGCGCTACGCGGATTTCAAGCTGCACCTGCCGGCGACGCCCGGCCTCGGCATCACCTTCGACTGGGCCCGCATCGAGCGGATGCGGCGCGGCGCCCGCTGA
- the catA gene encoding catechol 1,2-dioxygenase yields the protein MNKEAIDALLKTFDDAAEKPGNPRVRAIVNRIVKDLFYTIEDFDVQPSEFWTALNYLNEAGREFGLIAAGLGFERFLDVRMDEAEAKAGIEGGTPRTIEGPLYVAGAPESVGHARLDDGTDPGQTLVMRGQVLGNDGTPIANALVEVWHANHLGNYSYFDPSQPAFNLRRSIRTDAEGRYSFRSVLPVGYSVPPGSKTEQLLDQLGRHGHRPAHIHFFVSADGYRKLTTQINIEGDPHIWDDFAFATREGLIPAIRQAEGAQGKPYGIDGPFALIDFDFSLVRERDNVPASEVERARAQA from the coding sequence ATGAACAAGGAAGCCATCGACGCGCTGCTGAAAACCTTCGACGATGCCGCCGAGAAGCCCGGCAACCCGCGCGTGCGCGCGATCGTCAACCGGATCGTGAAGGACCTGTTCTACACGATCGAGGATTTCGACGTGCAGCCGAGCGAGTTCTGGACCGCGCTCAACTACCTGAACGAAGCCGGCAGGGAATTCGGCCTGATCGCCGCGGGCCTCGGCTTCGAGCGCTTCCTCGACGTGCGGATGGACGAGGCCGAAGCGAAGGCCGGCATCGAAGGCGGCACGCCGCGCACGATCGAAGGGCCGCTGTATGTCGCGGGCGCGCCGGAGTCGGTCGGTCATGCGCGTCTCGACGACGGCACCGATCCGGGCCAGACGCTCGTGATGCGCGGCCAGGTGCTCGGCAACGACGGCACGCCGATCGCGAACGCGCTGGTCGAGGTCTGGCACGCGAACCATCTCGGCAACTACTCGTATTTCGATCCGTCGCAGCCCGCGTTCAACCTGCGCCGCTCGATCCGCACCGACGCGGAGGGCCGCTACAGCTTCCGCAGCGTGCTGCCGGTCGGCTACAGCGTGCCGCCGGGCAGCAAGACCGAGCAGCTGCTCGACCAGCTCGGCCGCCACGGCCATCGTCCCGCACACATCCATTTCTTCGTTTCCGCGGACGGATATCGTAAGCTGACGACGCAGATCAACATCGAAGGCGATCCGCACATCTGGGACGACTTCGCATTCGCGACGCGCGAAGGGTTGATCCCGGCAATCCGCCAGGCCGAAGGCGCGCAAGGCAAGCCGTACGGCATCGACGGCCCGTTCGCGCTGATCGACTTCGACTTCTCGCTGGTCAGGGAGCGCGACAACGTGCCGGCGAGCGAAGTCGAGCGCGCACGCGCGCAGGCCTGA
- the catC gene encoding muconolactone Delta-isomerase, whose protein sequence is MLFHVEMTVKLPADMDPVKAATLKAEEKAMCQRLMNEGIWRHLWRIAGRYANVSIFDVESVQQLHDLLSQLPLFPYMDLEVRALCRHPSSIREDDR, encoded by the coding sequence ATGCTGTTTCATGTGGAAATGACCGTCAAGCTGCCGGCGGACATGGACCCGGTCAAGGCCGCGACGCTGAAGGCCGAAGAGAAGGCGATGTGCCAGCGCCTGATGAACGAAGGCATCTGGCGGCATCTGTGGCGGATCGCCGGGCGTTATGCGAACGTCAGCATCTTCGACGTGGAAAGCGTGCAGCAACTGCATGACCTGCTGAGCCAGTTGCCGCTGTTCCCGTACATGGACCTCGAAGTGCGCGCGCTTTGCCGCCATCCTTCGTCGATTCGGGAAGACGACCGGTAA
- a CDS encoding NAD(P)H-dependent oxidoreductase, which produces MNVLIVYAHPEPRSLNGALRDFAVAHLEAAGHAVQVSDLYAMNWKATLDADDATDRGPDADARFDPSLDSKRAFETGTQRDDIAREQARLKWADAVILQFPLWWFSMPAIMKGWVERVYAYGFAYGVGEHSDTHWGDRYGEGTLAGKRAMLIVTAGGWESHYGARGINGPIEDLLFPIQHGMLYYPGFDVLPPFVIYRTGKMDDARFEATRAALGARLDALHDTPPIPYRRQNAGDYEIPALTLKAEIAPEQTGFAAHLAHEY; this is translated from the coding sequence ATGAATGTGCTGATCGTCTATGCCCACCCCGAACCGCGTTCGCTGAACGGCGCGCTGCGCGACTTTGCCGTCGCGCATCTCGAAGCGGCCGGTCATGCGGTGCAGGTCTCCGACCTGTATGCGATGAACTGGAAGGCGACGCTCGACGCGGACGACGCGACCGATCGCGGGCCCGATGCCGATGCGCGTTTCGATCCTTCGCTCGACTCGAAGCGCGCGTTCGAGACGGGCACGCAGCGCGACGACATCGCACGCGAGCAGGCCAGGCTGAAGTGGGCCGACGCGGTGATCCTGCAGTTTCCGCTGTGGTGGTTCTCGATGCCGGCGATCATGAAGGGCTGGGTCGAGCGCGTGTATGCGTACGGTTTCGCCTACGGCGTCGGCGAGCATTCGGACACGCACTGGGGCGACCGCTACGGCGAAGGCACGCTGGCCGGCAAGCGCGCGATGCTGATCGTCACGGCGGGCGGCTGGGAATCGCACTACGGCGCGCGCGGCATCAACGGGCCGATCGAGGACCTGCTGTTCCCGATCCAGCACGGCATGCTGTACTACCCGGGCTTCGACGTGCTGCCGCCGTTCGTGATCTACCGGACCGGCAAGATGGACGATGCGCGTTTCGAGGCGACGCGCGCGGCGCTCGGCGCGCGTCTCGATGCGCTGCACGACACGCCGCCGATTCCGTACCGGCGGCAGAACGCGGGCGATTACGAGATTCCGGCGCTGACGCTGAAGGCGGAGATCGCGCCGGAGCAGACGGGGTTTGCCGCGCATCTCGCGCACGAGTATTGA
- a CDS encoding LysR family transcriptional regulator: MNNLRRLDLNLLVTLDVLLAEHNVTRAAEKLNMSQPSVSVQLQKLRELFGDPLLLPGPRGMRPTARAEALREPLRDALEAVERAVLPATPFDPATATHTWRVAATDYGESTIVLPALPALRAAAPRTRLAVVELVPPRIEQDAERNGIDLAFHMTEGSPAGMRRLPLFVERYVLVGRAGHPKLKRRPTLAQFTALEHVIVSPDGGGFFGVTDEALAKVGATRRVALSVPHFLFLMSAVAATDLVAMLPERLVRDAPALRVVEAPVEVPGYEMSMLWHERVHRDPAHRWLRETIAAAV; this comes from the coding sequence ATGAACAATCTCAGGCGTCTCGATCTGAACCTGCTCGTCACGCTCGACGTGCTGCTCGCCGAGCACAACGTCACGCGCGCAGCCGAAAAGCTGAACATGTCGCAGCCGTCGGTCAGCGTGCAGCTGCAGAAGCTGCGCGAGCTGTTCGGCGACCCGCTGTTGCTGCCCGGGCCGCGCGGCATGCGGCCGACCGCGCGCGCGGAAGCGCTGCGCGAGCCGCTGCGCGACGCGCTCGAGGCGGTCGAGCGCGCGGTGCTGCCGGCGACGCCGTTCGATCCCGCGACCGCGACGCATACGTGGCGCGTGGCCGCGACCGACTACGGCGAATCGACGATCGTGCTGCCCGCGCTGCCGGCGCTGCGCGCGGCCGCGCCGCGCACGCGGCTCGCGGTCGTCGAGCTGGTGCCGCCGCGCATCGAGCAGGACGCGGAGCGCAACGGGATCGATCTCGCGTTCCACATGACCGAAGGTTCGCCGGCCGGCATGAGACGGCTGCCCCTGTTCGTCGAGCGCTACGTGCTGGTCGGCCGCGCCGGTCACCCGAAGCTGAAGCGCCGCCCGACGCTCGCGCAATTCACCGCGCTCGAGCACGTGATCGTGTCGCCCGACGGCGGCGGCTTTTTCGGCGTCACCGACGAGGCGCTCGCGAAGGTGGGCGCGACCCGCCGCGTCGCGCTTTCCGTGCCGCACTTCCTGTTCTTGATGTCGGCCGTCGCCGCCACCGACCTCGTCGCGATGCTGCCCGAACGGCTGGTGCGCGACGCGCCCGCGCTGCGCGTCGTCGAGGCGCCCGTCGAGGTGCCCGGCTACGAGATGTCGATGCTGTGGCACGAACGCGTGCATCGCGATCCGGCGCATCGCTGGCTGCGCGAAACCATCGCGGCCGCGGTGTAA
- a CDS encoding DUF2471 family protein — translation MFQSSAFDPEQPGFNPAHFERAAQRAVVDLQRVVGGPAQRALGLRRRSHPAAVRTMSWQALLDVEELAFSNPGFLNRNDPTVVDAFIRLRDSRLVAADVDEPVDWRRDDDDLPAVYLIVKAMLEAEAEERAEAA, via the coding sequence ATGTTCCAGTCATCCGCATTCGATCCCGAGCAACCCGGCTTCAATCCTGCCCATTTCGAGCGTGCCGCGCAGCGGGCCGTCGTCGATCTGCAACGCGTCGTCGGCGGTCCCGCGCAGCGCGCGCTCGGCCTGCGCCGACGCAGCCATCCGGCCGCGGTCCGCACGATGAGCTGGCAGGCGCTGCTCGACGTCGAAGAACTCGCGTTCTCGAATCCGGGGTTTCTGAACCGCAACGATCCGACCGTCGTCGATGCGTTCATCCGGCTGCGCGACAGCCGGCTGGTCGCCGCGGACGTCGACGAGCCGGTCGACTGGCGTCGCGACGACGACGACCTGCCGGCCGTCTACCTGATCGTCAAGGCGATGCTCGAAGCGGAGGCCGAGGAACGCGCCGAAGCGGCCTGA
- a CDS encoding NADPH-dependent 2,4-dienoyl-CoA reductase — protein MTTPFPHLLAPLDLGFTTLKNRVLMGSMHTGLEDSRKTLPRLAEYFAERARGGVGLIVTGGFAPNVAGWTKPFGGTLMTSAGARRHRAITDAVHAEDGKIALQILHTGRYGYHPFAVAPSKIKSPISPFAPHELSARGVERQIRAFVRCAQLAREAGYDGVEIMGSEGYLINQFISMHTNKRSDAWGGSYENRIRLPIEIVERTREAVGRDFILIYRLSMLDLIPDGSDWRETVQLAKAVERAGATIINTGIGWHEARVPTIATSVPRGAFAWVTKKMKGEVGIPLVTTNRINRPEVAEQILADGCADMVSMARPLLADAEFVIKAAQGRADEINTCIGCNQACLDHAFKNRIASCLLNPRACHETELVYASARQPKRIAVVGAGPAGLACSTVLAQRGHRVDLFDAASEIGGQFNMARQIPGKEEFNEALRYFARQVELTGVKLHLNRRVDASELIAGGYDEIVLATGVSPRDPKIPGQDGPNVLSYIDVLAGKRPVGRRVAVIGAGGIGFDVAEYLVQDGVSPALDLDEWKAEWGVTDPAATRGGVTRAQVSPPAREVTLLQRKAAPLGKGLGKTTGWIHRATLKMKQVKMIGGVNYERIDARGLHVSYGEQRTGHELIEVDTIVLCAGQEPQRALLAPLQAAGRPVHLIGGAELAAELDAKRAIDQGARLAARL, from the coding sequence ATGACGACACCCTTTCCCCACTTGCTCGCGCCGCTCGATCTCGGCTTCACGACGCTGAAGAATCGTGTGCTGATGGGCTCGATGCATACCGGCCTCGAGGACAGCCGCAAGACGCTGCCGCGGCTGGCCGAGTATTTCGCCGAACGCGCGCGCGGCGGCGTCGGCCTGATCGTGACGGGCGGTTTCGCGCCGAACGTGGCCGGCTGGACCAAGCCGTTCGGCGGCACGCTGATGACCTCGGCCGGCGCGCGGCGGCATCGCGCGATCACCGATGCCGTGCACGCGGAGGACGGCAAGATCGCGCTGCAGATCCTGCATACGGGCCGCTACGGCTATCACCCGTTCGCGGTCGCGCCGTCGAAGATCAAGTCGCCGATCTCGCCGTTCGCTCCGCACGAGCTGAGCGCGCGCGGCGTCGAGCGGCAGATCCGCGCGTTCGTGCGCTGCGCGCAGCTCGCGCGCGAAGCCGGCTACGACGGCGTCGAGATCATGGGCTCCGAGGGCTACCTGATCAACCAGTTCATCTCGATGCATACGAACAAGCGCAGCGACGCATGGGGCGGTTCGTACGAGAACCGGATCAGGCTGCCGATCGAGATCGTCGAGCGCACGCGCGAAGCGGTCGGGCGCGACTTCATCCTGATCTACCGGCTGTCGATGCTCGACCTGATTCCGGACGGCAGCGACTGGCGCGAGACGGTGCAGCTCGCGAAGGCGGTCGAGCGTGCGGGCGCGACGATCATCAACACCGGGATCGGCTGGCACGAGGCGCGCGTGCCGACGATCGCGACGTCGGTGCCGCGCGGCGCGTTCGCATGGGTGACGAAAAAGATGAAGGGCGAGGTCGGCATTCCGCTCGTGACGACCAACCGGATCAACCGGCCCGAAGTGGCCGAGCAGATTCTCGCGGACGGCTGCGCGGACATGGTGTCGATGGCGCGTCCGCTGCTCGCCGACGCCGAGTTCGTGATCAAGGCCGCGCAGGGCCGCGCGGACGAGATCAATACCTGCATCGGCTGCAACCAGGCGTGCCTCGATCATGCGTTCAAGAACCGCATTGCGTCGTGCCTGCTGAATCCGCGCGCGTGCCATGAAACCGAACTGGTCTACGCGAGCGCGCGGCAGCCGAAGCGCATCGCGGTGGTCGGCGCGGGGCCGGCCGGCCTCGCGTGCTCGACCGTGCTCGCGCAGCGCGGCCATCGGGTGGATCTGTTCGATGCCGCGTCCGAAATCGGCGGCCAGTTCAATATGGCCAGGCAGATTCCGGGCAAGGAGGAATTCAATGAAGCGCTGCGCTACTTCGCGCGGCAGGTCGAGCTGACCGGCGTGAAGCTGCACCTGAACCGCCGCGTCGACGCGAGCGAGCTGATCGCGGGCGGCTACGACGAGATCGTGCTCGCGACCGGCGTGTCGCCGCGCGATCCGAAGATCCCCGGCCAGGACGGGCCGAACGTGCTGAGCTATATCGACGTGCTCGCGGGCAAGCGGCCGGTTGGCCGGCGCGTCGCGGTGATCGGCGCGGGCGGGATCGGCTTCGACGTCGCCGAATATCTGGTGCAGGACGGCGTGTCGCCGGCGCTCGACCTGGACGAGTGGAAAGCGGAGTGGGGCGTGACCGATCCGGCCGCGACGCGCGGCGGCGTGACGCGTGCGCAGGTGTCGCCGCCCGCGCGCGAAGTGACGCTGCTGCAGCGCAAGGCCGCGCCGCTCGGCAAGGGCCTCGGCAAGACGACGGGCTGGATTCACCGCGCCACGCTGAAGATGAAGCAGGTGAAGATGATCGGCGGCGTGAACTACGAGCGAATCGATGCGCGCGGGCTGCACGTGTCGTACGGCGAGCAGCGCACCGGTCACGAACTGATCGAAGTCGACACGATCGTGCTGTGCGCCGGGCAGGAGCCGCAGCGCGCGCTGCTCGCGCCGCTGCAGGCGGCAGGGCGCCCGGTGCACCTGATCGGCGGTGCGGAACTGGCCGCCGAGCTCGATGCGAAGCGCGCGATCGACCAGGGCGCGCGGCTCGCGGCGCGGCTGTAA
- a CDS encoding AraC family transcriptional regulator: MLVISGQYQMTSPSRKDRLGLRRPTIPVAYPRLLLQALAARGVDLDAVRAGTGLRDTVLAEPDARVAPSQWGRLVLNAIEIGGDPGIGLAFGLLLKPTVHGFLGYATLTARDIREALQVTHRYFRMRNRQYRLTYVEDERGATLELHGVQASPVLQHHVMFEFVLTGLAQNIAQWAGRAAPAIALRFAWPEPAYFARYRDCLPPVAFDCAANALWIARDVLDWPLPFADDVAHRQALVQVEREYAQVRQEEGDLVERVRAELARAAGDYPGPDTLADALLVSTRTLRRRLEDAGSSYRQLLDEARFRDAKQLLAASDLDLKTIAERLQFTDPANFTRAFRRWAGQTPSAYRAAAAAV; the protein is encoded by the coding sequence ATGCTTGTCATTTCCGGCCAATATCAGATGACCTCCCCATCCCGCAAGGACCGCCTCGGGCTGCGCCGGCCGACGATTCCGGTCGCGTATCCGCGCCTGCTGCTGCAGGCGCTGGCCGCGCGCGGCGTCGACCTCGACGCGGTGCGCGCCGGCACGGGCCTGCGCGACACGGTGCTGGCCGAGCCCGACGCGCGCGTCGCGCCGTCGCAATGGGGGCGGCTCGTGCTCAACGCGATCGAAATCGGCGGCGACCCCGGCATCGGCCTCGCGTTCGGGCTGCTGCTGAAGCCGACCGTGCACGGCTTTCTCGGCTATGCGACGCTGACCGCGCGGGACATCCGCGAAGCCTTGCAGGTCACGCACCGCTACTTCCGGATGCGCAACCGCCAGTATCGCCTGACCTATGTCGAGGACGAACGCGGCGCGACGCTCGAACTGCACGGCGTGCAGGCGAGCCCGGTGCTCCAGCATCACGTGATGTTCGAGTTCGTGCTGACCGGCCTCGCGCAGAACATCGCGCAATGGGCGGGGCGTGCGGCGCCGGCGATCGCGCTGCGGTTCGCGTGGCCGGAGCCGGCCTATTTCGCACGCTATCGCGACTGCCTGCCGCCCGTGGCCTTCGACTGCGCGGCCAATGCGCTGTGGATCGCGCGCGACGTGCTCGACTGGCCGCTGCCGTTCGCCGACGACGTCGCGCACCGGCAGGCGCTCGTGCAGGTCGAGCGCGAATATGCGCAGGTCCGTCAGGAGGAAGGCGACCTCGTCGAACGCGTGCGCGCGGAACTGGCGCGCGCGGCGGGCGACTATCCGGGGCCCGACACGCTCGCCGATGCGCTGCTCGTGTCGACGCGCACGCTGCGGCGGCGACTCGAAGACGCCGGATCGAGCTATCGCCAGCTGCTCGACGAAGCGCGGTTTCGCGACGCGAAGCAGTTGCTCGCGGCGTCCGATCTCGACCTCAAGACGATCGCCGAGCGCCTGCAGTTCACCGACCCGGCGAACTTCACGCGCGCGTTTCGGCGCTGGGCCGGACAGACGCCGAGCGCCTACCGGGCCGCGGCGGCCGCGGTGTAA
- a CDS encoding branched-chain amino acid ABC transporter substrate-binding protein, producing MKTKIVVASLVLGAAATGIAHAEQVVTIAISGPLTGPQSVSGKDDENGLRLAIESLNQKPIQVGGQPVRFRMMSEDDQADPRTGVQVAQRLLDQRPVAFFGPQNSGVAIPVARLTSAARVPMLTVASNPQLTTLGYDNLFRTGASDSVLGASMAAFAAGKLGAKTAAVIDDRTAYGQGLAEQFIDKAKSLGLQVVAREFTHSQANDFLGILATIKGKNPDVIFFGGYTAQAAPMARQMVQRGVRAKLLGGDGICSVNMAQVAQAASRNVFCAMSGTGLEGTEPGRDYIARYRARFKSEPQTYGITYYDGMMLLAKTMEAAQTTDPAKLIPALRSASHRGVAATYAFTKQGELLDAPTTVFTFENGQMAPVR from the coding sequence ATGAAGACGAAAATCGTTGTTGCATCGCTCGTATTGGGCGCGGCCGCGACCGGCATCGCGCACGCGGAGCAGGTCGTCACGATCGCGATCTCGGGGCCGCTGACGGGCCCGCAATCGGTCAGCGGCAAGGACGACGAGAACGGCCTGCGGCTCGCGATCGAGTCGCTGAACCAGAAGCCGATCCAGGTCGGCGGGCAGCCGGTGCGGTTCCGGATGATGTCCGAGGACGACCAGGCCGATCCACGGACCGGCGTGCAGGTCGCGCAGCGCCTGCTGGACCAGCGGCCGGTCGCGTTCTTCGGGCCGCAGAACTCGGGCGTCGCGATTCCGGTCGCACGCCTGACCAGCGCGGCGCGCGTGCCGATGCTGACGGTTGCATCGAATCCGCAGCTCACGACGCTCGGCTACGACAACCTGTTCCGCACCGGCGCGAGCGACTCGGTGCTCGGCGCGTCGATGGCCGCGTTTGCCGCCGGGAAACTGGGCGCGAAGACGGCGGCCGTGATCGACGATCGCACCGCATACGGGCAAGGGCTGGCCGAGCAGTTCATCGACAAGGCGAAATCGCTCGGCTTGCAGGTCGTCGCGCGCGAGTTCACGCATTCGCAGGCGAACGACTTCCTCGGAATCCTCGCGACGATCAAGGGCAAGAACCCGGACGTGATCTTCTTCGGCGGCTATACGGCGCAGGCGGCGCCGATGGCGCGACAGATGGTGCAGCGCGGCGTGCGGGCCAAGCTGCTCGGCGGCGACGGCATCTGTTCGGTCAATATGGCGCAGGTCGCGCAGGCCGCGTCGCGCAACGTCTTTTGCGCGATGAGCGGAACGGGCCTCGAGGGCACCGAACCGGGCCGCGACTACATCGCGCGATATCGCGCACGGTTCAAGAGCGAGCCGCAGACTTACGGCATCACGTATTACGACGGGATGATGCTGCTCGCGAAGACGATGGAGGCCGCGCAGACGACCGATCCCGCGAAGCTGATTCCGGCGTTGCGCTCGGCGTCGCACCGCGGCGTGGCGGCGACCTACGCGTTCACGAAGCAGGGCGAACTGCTGGACGCGCCGACGACCGTCTTCACGTTCGAGAACGGGCAGATGGCGCCGGTGCGGTAA
- a CDS encoding aconitase X swivel domain-containing protein produces MTEAKGEGAVLSGDTLVAGHAVAQTVVLEKPLSFWGGYDSAAGRIIDRGHPLAGASLAGRIMVMAHAKGSSSSSSVLAEAVRNGTGPVGIILKERDLIISIGAIVAAELYAIAVPVVCVPEAAYDTIAAASGPIRIEAEDGIGGARIYL; encoded by the coding sequence ATGACTGAAGCAAAGGGCGAGGGCGCGGTGCTGTCGGGCGATACGCTCGTCGCGGGGCATGCGGTTGCGCAAACGGTGGTGCTCGAGAAGCCGCTGAGCTTCTGGGGCGGCTACGATTCGGCCGCCGGGCGGATCATCGATCGCGGCCATCCGCTGGCCGGCGCAAGTCTCGCCGGCCGGATCATGGTGATGGCGCATGCGAAAGGGTCCAGTTCGAGCAGCAGCGTGCTCGCGGAAGCGGTGCGCAACGGCACGGGCCCGGTCGGGATCATCCTGAAGGAGCGCGACCTGATCATCTCGATCGGCGCGATCGTCGCGGCCGAGCTTTATGCGATCGCGGTGCCGGTCGTGTGCGTGCCGGAAGCCGCGTACGACACGATCGCCGCCGCATCGGGGCCGATCCGGATCGAAGCGGAAGACGGTATCGGCGGCGCGCGGATCTACCTGTAG
- a CDS encoding aconitase X: MLQLSDRDDAMLRGDFGEGVARAMRIVARTADVMSAPHLIDITSAHIDGCLYHGQTSLDFVEYFVATGARVAVPTTLNVGSLDLIHPELYHGDRTIQRDAQRLMDAHLQLGCESSFTCAPYQLKNRPARGEQIAWAESNAIVFANSVLGARTSRYGDFLDLAAAITGRAPYAGLHVEANRAGQIVFTAPDFSHLPTRDIYFAALGLLVGRIAGAIVPVIVGLPADTTEDELKALGAAAASSGAVALFHAVGVTPEAPTLDAALHGKAPRQTVDVSMADLVEIRRTLNHGAQGDALVAVALGTPHFSLAEFRTLAALLDRFEGRPKCDFYVNTSRFILWELEELGLASRFAARGIQIVVDTCTYITPVMKQLSGLVMTNSGKWASYAPANIGVTVAYGSMSECVRSAFEGKVRFDD; this comes from the coding sequence ATGTTGCAGTTGAGCGACCGCGACGACGCGATGTTGCGCGGGGATTTCGGCGAAGGCGTCGCGCGGGCGATGCGGATCGTCGCGCGCACGGCGGACGTGATGTCCGCGCCGCACCTGATCGACATCACGTCGGCGCACATCGACGGCTGTCTTTATCACGGCCAGACGAGCCTCGACTTCGTCGAATACTTCGTCGCGACCGGCGCGCGGGTCGCGGTGCCGACCACGCTGAACGTCGGCTCGCTCGACCTGATCCATCCCGAGCTGTACCACGGCGACCGCACGATCCAGCGCGACGCGCAGCGCCTGATGGACGCGCATCTGCAACTCGGCTGCGAGTCGAGCTTCACCTGCGCGCCCTACCAGTTGAAGAACCGGCCCGCGCGCGGCGAGCAGATCGCGTGGGCCGAGTCGAACGCGATCGTGTTCGCGAATTCGGTGCTCGGCGCGCGCACCAGCCGTTACGGCGACTTCCTCGACCTCGCCGCCGCGATCACGGGGCGTGCGCCCTATGCGGGGCTCCATGTCGAAGCGAACCGCGCCGGGCAGATCGTCTTTACGGCGCCGGATTTCAGCCATCTGCCGACGCGCGACATCTACTTCGCGGCGCTCGGCCTGCTGGTGGGCAGGATCGCCGGCGCGATCGTGCCGGTGATCGTCGGGCTGCCGGCGGATACCACCGAGGACGAGCTGAAGGCGCTCGGCGCGGCGGCCGCGTCGAGCGGGGCCGTCGCGCTGTTCCACGCGGTCGGCGTGACGCCCGAGGCGCCGACGCTCGACGCGGCGCTGCACGGCAAGGCGCCGCGGCAAACGGTCGACGTCTCGATGGCGGATCTCGTCGAGATTCGCCGCACGCTGAACCACGGCGCGCAAGGCGATGCGCTCGTCGCGGTCGCGCTCGGCACGCCGCATTTCTCGCTCGCCGAATTCCGCACGCTCGCTGCGCTGCTCGACCGTTTCGAAGGCCGGCCGAAGTGCGATTTCTACGTGAATACGAGCCGGTTCATCTTGTGGGAACTCGAAGAACTCGGTCTTGCGAGCCGCTTCGCGGCGCGCGGCATCCAGATCGTCGTCGACACGTGCACGTACATCACGCCCGTGATGAAGCAGCTGTCGGGGCTCGTGATGACCAATTCCGGCAAATGGGCGTCGTATGCGCCCGCGAATATCGGCGTGACGGTCGCGTACGGCAGCATGAGCGAATGCGTCCGGTCGGCGTTTGAAGGAAAGGTGCGATTCGATGACTGA